The genomic window TAAAGAAAAGCTTTCTCAtcattttagggttttctcgCAAAATAAATCGAACAAAAGTTGCATCCACAAACTTCCacacataatttaatttttgtcgTAATATATTTACTGTTGCAGGTTGTAATTCTTCATCCACTTCATTTTATTCTATGGCTTATGGTTATGGTTACTAGTTAGCgcacaatatatatttgttggaATGTAAGAGTACGTATTCTGCGAAAGTGGAATCTAGCAGAAGTTTGGAAGATCCAAATACAATGTATAAGGGTGATATTATCAACTAAAGACGGGTGCCTAACTCACAAAGTGGTGGCTCCATGTCTCgtgaatgttttgtttttgtatctctGGAGTTATGACATTTTGGTCCGTCCATTCGGATCAAAAATCAGAACGATGACAAATataatctctttcttaacTGGAGATCAGTAGATTCCAATTTCGATTCAGCATAAACTTATTCAATTTCTTCTAACCGGATGAGACAAGTACTAGTACGCATTATTGCAATATTAAAGTGTCTTAGtattccaaaaacaaaaattacgaTACTTTAAACATAATCTGAATTTTGTATAACATgagccaaaaagaaaacatccaCCATATTTAGGTTggtaacaagaaaacaaaacttgtaaTTATAATTCAATGCATAGTTGTGGTcatttaattacaaaagacagatatacatatatgatatacccatcaaaaacaaaattctggTAGATTAGCTTAGTAGGTCTGATTGGTTGTGATGATGCATCAATCTATACCATGACATGTACAtctacacacacacacatatatatatatatatatatatgcagttgcaagaaaaatatctaagGTTTGGTTGTCGATTGCTATCAGAAATGCTATAAATATCACAtctagggttagggttaaCAACCGAGGTCCTCTTGTAATTGTTTTGATCTTTCACTCCCTAACTATTTCGAGCCGTAGaaattaaagtaaaagaacaaaaactttattatacatttttctcttcctctttaatatatatacattattacAAGTTtagatttcataaaaaaaagtcaagaagaagaaagagctGAGACGAGAATTGAAGTGAGAAAGCATGAGGAAGCGTCAGGTGGTGTTGAGGAGAGCCTCGCCAGAGGAACCTTCTAGAAGCTCGTCGACGGCTTCGTCTCTGACAGTGAGAACTGTGAGGTACGGAGAATGTCAGAAGAACCACGCTGCGGCGGTGGGAGGTTACGCTGTTGACGGCTGCCGTGAGTTCATGGCAAGCCGAGGAGAGGAAGGTACCGTGGCAGCGCTAACGTGCGCCGCCTGTGGCTGCCATCGCAGTTTCCATCGGAGAGAAATAGAAACCGAGGTTGTTTGCGACTGTAATTCACCTCCTTCTACTGGAAATTAGATAAGAAAAATCTAGAGCTAGCTATGAGTGTGTTTGTGTGTTACATATACAGAtgatgaaactgaaaatattttatttgcttttttttcttctttaatatgAAAGGCTTGTGTTTCTTTGTgaatttaagaagaaactaTAAGAGATTTATAGATTGAAGGTGGTGGAAGCATTGaaagatttataataattGGATGCTTTTGGGGTTTGAGAATGTTCAGAAAAGGTTAGGCTTCTGAAGTGAAATATTAagattattgttgtttttcatgtattatattgtttgatttgtattCTGGTTGGGTCATGTTATTGTATTTTGAtctattttgattattttgtcgAAGCTGACGAAGCATGTGTGGTGTACTCGTGTTTCAATTCAATGTCGTCCACTCAAGACAATTGTTAAGTGTATTGTGAAAGgaatttgttacaaaatcaATATGTGTATTTACTGATAAATGAATGAATGAGATTGATTGTTCCTTAACATATATGGAAGGTTCTTCGCTTGTGATAAGGTAGCTGAATATAGTAACCCATTTATTGATTATCTCaataactaatttaattaattatatatatatatatatgtatatattagtataaataaatcaCTAATGATTgtagtaaatattttttttgggaggcgatgaaaaaaggtttaaattGATCCCTTTGAGACCACTCCTATagctttatttttaaaaaatataaatggtGGAGTTAAGTCTCACACTATTTTCCATGAtttatcttaaaatatttagctTTATGTGAAGTGCATAAAGCTCAGATTTATGTGAAGGGCATGTTAACTCGAGACCGATTAGATTATTTAAGCTCAGATTTCTTAATTATGCTATGATGAGAACCAATATTTTCAGGGATATATGCCTTCCCagcttttaattaaaaatagtatatattaaaatattctaTAACCTTTTAGCTTTAAGAgagatttttcaaattttatttcagAGGATAAAAGATAGgcaaataaatttgaatttaattgGGAGGCGGAGGCCCACAAATCTAATCCTTGTTGGTTGCTAACTTGCTATGATGGAGAAAAATTAGATTTAGAACTAATCATACACGATAATGGCTTGTGGTTTTctgatcttttgttttttagaaaattataataagTCGCATTTAATCTATCTAAATCAATACTCCCAAATAAAGTACAGTAAACCAACGAATAAACTGAAGAAATGCCAAATAAAATTAACGAAAAATTTACAGTAAAAGAAAGATCGGTATTATTGTCAAATTTAGTgtgttaaaaaatttaaaattaacgAAAATAAATGAGGAAATTAGATGTCTTCATACGAAAAAAGTTGGATATATTTGGCTGGTTGATAGATTTGAAATGCCATGTGAAATGTATCATCATGAACGTACAATGTTAGGTATTTGAGTATGGAGAAAAACAATTCCTTCTGCATATGTTAGTAATATTGTGCCGAACTTGGTCAGGCCAATGTCGATTTTTATTTCCATAAATTATTTcatgtataaataaaactaaataataaataataaaaatatatacacaatatcttttttatatattagagtaacatcttattatataaagttagGTTTCAAAGTTGCTAACTCATAAAATCATTACACGTGTAATTGATTGATCAActttaaagatatatacaaaagtgTTTGCTCCTATGCTTTTAAAAAGAGATGCAAACCCAAccaaataatgaaaaaaaattgagaagacAAAGATCGTATAACTTAATGAGAGGCCCGTTTATCTCATTCACACCCATGAAGGTGAAGTCTCAAACCAGATTTGTTTCAGTCTTCTTTGGCCTTTCCCCTTTTGGATCTCAAAGCTTCTCCTTGATTTTCCGTAGTCTCATTTTCATCAGTTCTAGAGTGGTCGGGTTGGTTAGGTTCCGTGTTCTGATTTTTTGCTTGCTAATTTCGTTTCTACTATGGAAGTGGTTCTGTAAGCTCATTTTAGTTCCCATCTCGGGCTATCAGTTTATTTGAAGGCAGTAGTCAAATTTTGGGTTATTTCCGAGGCTCATGTCAGTAGCCTTTCTTCATCACCAAACTGTTCAATGGAAGTATTAGTTGGTTGCTCGTAAGGAAGAGCTTTCAGTGTTGTTGCTTTGGAGTTCTTTAACTATTatttctttaccttttcttGCCTGGGCTTTTACGATGTGGGCTGGAgcaaaatctatttttttctttttataccTCTCAAAGATCATGATCATATATACTAGGAGAAGGTGTTAGAAGGAGTTAGATTGTTTAggttttgagttatttttctAAGCTAATAAGAgagttatttttataattaaaaaagaataaaaatttaatggGCTTATTCAAACTCCTATTTAGTATGATATTGTCCTCTTTGGGCTTATATGCTCAAGCCCGTAAGGATTTGTTATTGAGTTTCTTTCCAAAAGGCCTCATACTAGTTGCAGTTGGACTTGACTTATATATtagaaactctttttctaaACTTCCGATGTGGGACTTTTGGTTTGTACCCAACAATCTCCCCTTCAAACCAAAGACCACGAACTTGGGCCTcctggctctgataccatttAATGGGCTATCTAAGAACATTCCAACTCCCATTTATATTGTCTTCTTTGGACTTATATGCTCAAGCCCGCAAAGATTTGTTATTGGGTTCCTTCCCAAAAGGCCTCATATTAGTTGGAGTTGGACTTGACTTATATATtagaaactctttttctaaACTTCCGATGTGGGACTTTTGGTTTGTACCTAACAAAGATGtattgagagaaaaaaaaaatgtattgacAGAGAAAATTTCTAATGTTTTTACAAGTTCCTATGGTCAACGACCAGTTAACGTTGTCGTATGTTTAATAGTGACTTTCCAGTCACCCAAACTCTCCTCGACGACTAATTCTAATCTCATAAGTCATAAGCATGAACTTTAAATCAAAGGCTTGCCAAGCTTGAGGTCTGTGTATGTAATGTAACTAGAGACAGACACATTCTCAATAGCAAAGATAACCTTTTGTCAATGATGACAGATCATACTTTGAAAGGCCCATGAAGCACCAGTGAAAAAGCCTTCTCTCTCTGTTATGTAGAAAAGGTTCTCTTACTATGCATTAAAACCTGACTTTTCTCATCTCTTAAGACCCAAGCCTAGCCTGGCAAGGAATTCGTTTTAGATCTTGCAATGGCAATGTTTCACTTTAACCCAACTCTAAGGAGGGGGTTCCCCATAACCATTACTAGCTAGAGAcatagaagatgaagagaatgCTGCCCTCGGAAAATTATACACATCAAAATTAGGAGCTAATTCTTTAGTCACATTTGATTCATGCATGTGAGCTAATCCACTCCCCCACATCACTAAAACTCTTCTCCACTGACTATTTGGCAagaacttttttctttctaagaaAAATAGGTTTTTGTTATTCCAAATCTTTCAAAAGATCCATGGAAAGGTTTTCCTGAACTGAGTAGGCCAAGTTTTATTATCCATGTTGATGAGAAGATGATACAAGTTTGAGAACATCAATCCCTTCTCATACCCATTCTACGGTAAAGGAAAACAAGACAAGCCTAAAGTTGTCTAGCTGCATGGCACTCAAAAAGCATATGATTGATTGTCTAACCCTCTTCCCCACAAATTTGGCATATTTCATCAATCTTCTTGCATCCATATATACGGTTGGCAACAGGAATAACTAcacaaaaaactttgatttttggGTCGGTTTGAAGTTTCCTTACCTCAGTTGAAGCTTCAAACTATTAACATCCTTGTTGTTTTGTTAGGCCAACCAATAAGCCGACTTAACTAAGAAATctccctttttatttttctccacACCATGAAATGATCTTTAAGGCCACCTTATGTCCATATCTTTTCTAGCTTTGATTATAATGATATCATAGAGAAATAAGTTATCATAGAGAACAAATAATGCGTGTCAGGTTTTACCTTAAACAAACACAATTGAGTAAGCTGCAAGTGCACAAGTATATACTCGTATGTAATATTTAAGAggatcaaaaaaaaaaaagtttaagagGATTGATCTCAAGCAGAAAGAATGTTACTTTATGAATCCGGCTGAGAAAGGATCAGACTAGActtaaataaaagaagtttGTATTGAGGTTGTCACgaacaaaaataatgaacGGTTCAATTTAAAACGTAGTTAAGATCAAATTTTAttagctcaattggtaaagaccCTAGGTGAAGCTTAGAGGTCGTCGGTTCTAGTGACGTTTGGGACGAAACTAATATAACATGCTGTGATTTCGGGCCTAGGGAGATTACGGGTTTCGGTCCAAAACCTCctgatattcaaaaaaaaaaacaaaaaaaaaaaaaacgtaattaAGAGATTTTAAGATAGTTTTTCAATTACTAAACAAGTTCTAGAACTTGGTCTAGCTCGGAAGACGAAATAACAACCATCCtattttgcaagaaaaaattGCATATGTCTCAACTTTCGTAAGCAACTACGGAACAAGCACACATTTCCAATACATGTCCGATCATTTCACTGCGACACCATAACTCAACTTTTGCAGGTTATATTGGGAGTCAGCTTGtctaagttttgtttcaatatgcATGGTTATaaacaacatatataatttgatatgaatTAAAGAAATCTTTTTGTCTactttttgtttaagattttaataattttattttctgtgtatatatttttaatataatttttatgtataatacTAGATAATATCCACGGTACCAGAAAGCTGTATCTtgaaaaccaataataaatcCTTTAGAGAGCCATTCTCTCTTAAGTTCACTGTCGTCTTGCTCAAGCTCTGGCCGGCGCGTGACGGCTCCCACATTGTCGGCGTCGGTCACGTCTTTCTGCTTTTCTTATCAGCTTTAATTTCAGTCTTGTTATAGTGGTTGTGGGGTGCGGAGATTAGTTGCGGTTTCTAGATCTGGTTGCTCCTTTTGGTGTAACCTCGATTAAAGCTTTTATCACTGGATCTGGTCGAGCTATGGATCTGGAAGATGAGTATGGTGGTGAGCTCGCTCTTGGGTGGAGTCCCTCCTCTCGTCACTGGATTCCCTTTTACCAGATATTTCTCGGTGATATCACTTTCtcctatctctctctttgtagttttttttttctttttttctctttgtagtcTTCTAGCTTCGGTTGTGTGGTTTTAGCTTGTTATGAGGCTGT from Arabidopsis thaliana chromosome 3, partial sequence includes these protein-coding regions:
- the MIF2 gene encoding mini zinc finger 2 (mini zinc finger 2 (MIF2); CONTAINS InterPro DOMAIN/s: ZF-HD homeobox protein, Cys/His-rich dimerisation domain (InterPro:IPR006456); BEST Arabidopsis thaliana protein match is: mini zinc finger (TAIR:AT1G18835.1); Has 35333 Blast hits to 34131 proteins in 2444 species: Archae - 798; Bacteria - 22429; Metazoa - 974; Fungi - 991; Plants - 531; Viruses - 0; Other Eukaryotes - 9610 (source: NCBI BLink).) — protein: MRKRQVVLRRASPEEPSRSSSTASSLTVRTVRYGECQKNHAAAVGGYAVDGCREFMASRGEEGTVAALTCAACGCHRSFHRREIETEVVCDCNSPPSTGN